The genomic segment GGCACGTACGCGGAGACCTGCCGCTTGGCGTCGCCCTCGGCGGTGTGGATCGAGTGCTCGTCCGGCTTCTCGACCGCGGCCACCCGGGCGTCGGCCGCCTTCGCGCGGGCCAGGCCGGCCCGGTCGGTCTCGGCGTCCACCACTGACACCTCGACCTTGGCGGTGGCCTGGTTCTGGGGGATGCCGAACAGCTCCCGGTAGACCGGGTTGACGGTGGCGGTGGCGGTGTACTCGCCGACCGGCAGGTCGAACTCCTGTCCGTCGGCGAGCCGCGGCTGGTCGGCGACGGCGGCGTCCCAGCCCGCCTGCACGCCCCAGACGGCGCCCAGCGTGAACGGGTTGTAGTCACCGCAGCTGGTCGGGTACGGGTTCGCCGCGGGGGCGTCGGGCCGGGTGCGCCCGGACGACCACGTGTTGCCGCAGAAGGAGGTCTTGTACTCGGTGACCACCCGGCCCGCCTGGTCGGCGATGCTGATGGTGGTGAAGTCCTTGAGGCCGGAGAAGTCGGTGACCATCCCGGCCGGCAGCGCGACCTTCGTCTTCTTGCCGTTCTTGACCACGGTCCGCTCGGCCACGATCGGCTTGTCGTAGCCGGTGCGCTTGGCCCAGATCTCCAGCGGGTCCTTGCCCGCGATCACGTGCAGGCCCAGGTCGAACGAGAAGTAGATCTCGCCGTCGTAGTTGTACCGCTCGGCGGTCACCTTGGAAGTGGCGGCGACGAACGACAGCGTGGGCGGAGTGGCTGCGGCCTGGGCCACGCTCACTCCGGCCGCGGTCAGCCCGAGCGCCACGGCCACCGCGCCGTACGTCATCAGGCGGGAGCGGCGGCGTCGCTTCTTCAGCGGATCCGTCATGGGGTCCTTCCGGTCGGGCGGCCACCGGTGGAGCGGCCGCTGCCGACACATCTAAGAGTCGAGATGTATGGATCCTGTGAGGTTTCTGTGCGATGGCACGAACCCGGGAGAAGTTCCCACCTCCGGCCGAGACGGTCACCGCCGAAAAATCAGCCGAAAGTCAGATGCGCCGACTGCCTGATGCGTGGACGGCTTGACCTTGATCACCTATCGGTACGGTCGCCTATAGGGAGGGAACGCAATGGAATAGCATGTCCTGACTCACGCGGGGATTTGGGGAGAGACGCATGAACCTGGCCAAGCATGCCCGGCTGGCGGCCGTGGCGCTGCTCGCGATCGGCGCCGTCGCGGGCTGCGCCAAGGACGACACGAGCACCACCACCGAGGGTGGCGTCAAGCTGATCAAGTCGGGCGCGCTCGTCACCTGCACCCACCTGCCGTACGCGCCGTTCCAGTCCAAGGACGCCGCCGGCAAGGTGGTCGGGTTCGACGTCGCGCTGATCGACCTGGTCGCCAAGAAGCTCAGCGTCACGCAGGAAATCGTGGACACCCCGTTCGAGGGCATCAAGTCGGGCGCCGACCTCAACTCCGGCAAGTGCGACGTGGCCGCGGCCGGCATGACCATCACCGACGAGCGCAAGCAGGTGCTCGACTTCTCCGACCCGTACTTCGACGCCACCCAGGCCCTCAACACGCTGCCCGGCAAAGAGGTCAAGACGCTGGAGGAGCTCAAGGGCAAGCGGATCGGCGTGCAGGGCGGCACCACCGGCGACGACTACATCAAGGCGCAGGTCAAGGAGAAGAGCCTGGACCTCGAGGTGGTGGCCTACAAGGACCTGGCCGCGCTGCAGCAGGCGCTGGCCACCAACCAGGTGGCGGCGGCGGTCGGCGACCTGCCGGTGTGGAACGACTACATCAAGGCCAACCCGGGCAAGGCGGTCGTCACGGCCGGCTTCGACACCGGCGAGCAGTACGGTTTCGCCGTCAAGAAGGGCAACGCCGAGCTGCTCAAGGCGGTCAACGACGCCATCTCGGCGTCGCGCACCGACGGCACGTACGACAAGATCTACGCGGAGTGGATCGGCGAGAAGCCGGCCGCGTAACACATGAAACTGACCCCACGGCGCCGGCGACGCCTCTTGCGCGTCGCCGGCTATGTCGTCTTCGCCCTGGTCATCGTCGGCGTGGTCGCGGCCGCCGACTGGGGCCGGCTGTCCGACGCGTTCTTCCGGTCCGACGTCGCCCGGAGCATGTTCCCCGAGGCGATCACTGTCGCGTTGCGCAACACGATCGCGTACACGCTGCTCGCCTTCGCCTTCGGCCTGACCGTGGGGCTGGCCCTGGCCCTGATGCGGTTGTCGTCGATCCTGCCGTACCGCTGGTTCGCCACCGCTTACATCGAGCTCTTCCGCGGCCTGCCCGCCCTGCTGGTGCTGTTCATGGTCGGCTACGGCGTGCCGCTGGCCTTTCCCGACCGTGAGATCCCGGGTGGCGTCTACGGCTCGGTCACCGTCGGGCTGGGCCTGACCGCGGCCGCCTACATGGCCGAGACCCTGCGCGCGGGCATCCAAGCCGTCCCCAAGGGTCAGCTCGAGGCCGCCCGGACGCTGGGCATGTCGCACGCGCGGGCGATGGTCTCGATCGTGCTGCCGCAGGCGTTCCGCATCGTGATCCCGCCGTTGACCAACGAGATCATCCTGCTCACCAAGGACACTTCCCTCGTGTACGTCCTGGGGGTCACGTCGTCGACGATCGAGCTCACCAAGTTCGCCGGCGACGCGCTCAACCAGCGGGTCAACCCGACCCCGCTGGTCGTGGCCGGGCTGCTCTACCTGGTCATCACGCTTCCGCTGTCCCAGGTCGTGCGGGGGCTGGAACGCCGGGCGGCGAGGGAGAGGTGACCGGCATGTCCACGATCGAGATCGACGGTCTGCGCAAGTCGTTCGGCCGGCTGGAGGTGCTGCGCGGCATCGACCTGTCCGTCGAGCCGGGCGAGGTGGTCTGCGTGATCGGCCCGTCCGGTTCCGGCAAGTCGACCCTGCTGCGCTGCGTCAATCTGCTGGAGGTGCCCACCTCGGGCAGGATCCGGGTGGCCGGGGCGGAGGTGACCGACCCCGACGTCGACATCGACGCCGTCCGGCGCGGCATCGGCATGGTGTTCCAGCAGTTCAACCTGTTCGGCCATCTGACCGTACGGGAGAACGTGACGATCGCGCAGCGCCGCGTGCTCAAGCGCGGCCGGGCCGAGGCCGACCGGATCGCGTCGGAGAACCTGGAGCGGGTCGGGCTGTCCGAGAAGGCCGACGCCTATCCGGCCCAGCTCTCCGGTGGTCAGCAGCAGCGCGTCGCGATCGCCCGCGCGCTGGCCATGGATCCGCGGCTGATGCTGTTCGACGAGCCGACCAGCGCGCTCGACCCGGAACTGGTGGGCGAGGTGCTCGCGGTGATGCGGGGCCTGGCCGCCGACGGCATGACCATGCTGGTGGTCACGCACGAGATGGCGTTCGCGCGGGAGGTCGCCTCGCGGGTGGTCTTCATGGACGCCGGCGTGATCGTCGAGCAGGGCCCGCCGGCCCAGGTGTTCGGCCGCCCCCGCGAGGAGCGCACCCGCGAGTTCCTGCACCGCGTGCTCGAACCGACCCGGGTCAGCGAGACGGAGATCGGCGCCCACCCCAAGGACTGAGCGCCGGATCCGCCGTACGAGCCAGCTCGTCCCGGGCTTGACCTTGACACTGTGACAAGGTCTTCACTGGGGTGCTGGAGGTGGTTCCCATGACCCTTGTCTCTGCGCTGAGCGCCCAGGAGTCGTCCGTGCGGCTGCAAGCGGCCCTGGCCGTCGGCACCAGGGCCGACCCCGGGCTGCTGGAGGCGCTGGTGGCCCGGTGCGCCGTCGAGCCCGACTTCTTCGTGCGCGACATGCTGACCTGGGCCCTGACCCGGCTGCCGGCCGAGCTCACCGTGCCCCGGCTGGTCGCCGAGCTCGGTTCGTCCGTCGCGCAGGCCCGCAGCCAGGCGTTGCATACGCTGTCCAAGGTCGGTGACGGCCGGGCCTGGCCCGCGCTCACCCCGTCTCTGCTGCGCGACCCCGATGACGAGGTGGCCCGGGCGGCGTGGCGCACGGCGGTCGCGCTCGTGCCCGACGGCGAACAGGAGGGGCTGGCGGTGGAACTGGCGGCACAACTCGGCCGGGGCGACCGGAACGTGCAGCTCAGCCTGAGCCGCGCGCTGGTCGCGCTGGGCGGCGAGGTCGTTGTGCCGGTGCTGCGGCGGGTCCGGGCCGACCCCGGGATGCAGGCGCACGCTCGCGCCACCGAGATGCTGCTGCGCGACCCCGAGGCGGGCTTCGACGCCGCGATCGAGGAGGCCAAGCGGATCGTCGCGCTGGGCCCGCAGCATGCTGATCGGTGAGGTCGCCCGCCGCTCCGGGGTGAGCACGCGGATGCTGCGGCACTACGACCGGCTCGGGCTGGTGCGCCCGACCGGTCGCACCGTGGGCAACTACCGCGAGTACTCCGGGGAGGACATCCGCCGGATCTTCCACGTGGAGAGCCTGCGGTCGCTGGGGTTGTCGCTCAAGCAGATCGCCCGGGCGCTGGAGGATCCCGGGTTCACCCCGGCCGCGCTGGTCGGTGACCTGATCCGCTGGACGCAGGAACGGCTCGACCGCGAGCAGGAGCTGCTGCAGCGGCTGCGCGCGGTCGACGCCACGCGGCCCGAGGGCTGGCCCGATGTGCTCCGCATCGTCGAGCTCATGCACGGGCTGGGCTCGTCCGACGCGGCCCGTCGCCAGCAGGCCGTGCTGGCCCCGGCCGAGGACGTGCCGGTGCCGGTCGAGTTGCTGGCCGGGGCGGTGCTGACCGAGTCCGACCCCAACGTGGCGGGCGCACTGCGCTGGGCGTTGGCCCGGGCCGGGGCGGACGGGCTGCCGTCGGTGGCCGCGGGCGTCCGGTCCGGCCACGTCGACGTGCGGCGGCGCGCGGTGCTCGCGGTGGCCGGTCTGCCCGGCGACGAGGCCACGGCCGTGCTGGCCGACGCCCTGGGTGACGACGATTCCCTCGTACGGGGAAACGCCGCTCTGGCTCTGGCCCCGCGTGGAGTGGCGGCGGCCGTCCCCGTGCTCGTGACGATGATCGTCGAAGGGGTGAAGGACGTCGACGCGGCCGAGGCGCTGGCGATCCTGGCCCGTGAGCACGGCCACGCCGGCGAGATCGTCGACGCGCTGACCGCCGAGTTGGAGGCGGACGCCCCGGTGCGGATCCGGCTGGCTCAGGCGCTGGTCGAGATCCCCGGCACCGAGGACCTGCTGCGGCGGCTGGCCCGCGACGAGGACAACTCGGTGGCCCTGATCGCCACGGCCTTCCTCACGATGCCCCCGCGTTGACCCGGCACGCCGCTGCCCGGTCGTACCCGGCCGCGCGTGACCTGCTGCTGCTCAACAAAAGACCTGGTGAGAGAACCTCTTCGGGCGGTGTAGCCGCGCTGCGGCCGGGTAGCCGGGGCGGGTCGGAAACGAGTTACGGAGGACCCCTTGGCGAAAGACACCTTGTCCCGTTCGTTGCACGACGTCGGCCTGGCCGCCTGGTTCGGTGGCACCCTGGCCAACGCCGTCGCCCTCAACCCGGCGTCCGCGGAGGCGGACACCGCGAACGGCAGCGGACGTGTGGCGAACACGGGCTGGAACAAGTGGACGCCGGTCAACGCGGCGGCGATCGGCGCGCACCTGGTCGGCAGCGTCGGCGAGCTCGTCGGCAATCGGTCACGGCTGGCGGTGCAGAGCGGGGCCGGTTCGACCGCGCTGGCCAAGACGGGCCTGACCGCGGCGGCGCTGGCCGTGACCGGGTACAGCCGGCTGCTCGGTCGTAAGGTGGCCGAGCAGGAGTCGGTGCCCGTGCTGGCCGGCACCGAACCCGCCGCCAGCACTCCGGAGAAGGTCTCGAAGGCGCAGCGGCAGCTTTCCGCGTTGCAGTGGGTGGTCCCGGTGCTGACGGGCGCGCTGATCGTCGTCAGTTCGCTGGCCGGCGAGCAGCAACGGGCGAGCGAGGTCAAGAAGGGCTTCCTGGCCCGGCTGACCGGCTGACCACGACGGCTCTCCCTCCGGGCGGCCACTCGGGACCGCAGCCGGCCGAGTTCTGCTGCGGCCCGGGTGCCCGGTTCGGCCCGGCTGGTCGTCGCGGCGGGTTCCCCCGTCGTGCTCAGCAACTCACGCGGCCCGGAGACCCTGGCCGAGCTGGTCGAGGAGCTGAGCCCGCCGGCCCGGGCAGCCACATTCGGGCTGACTGGGTGGGTGCGGCACACCCTGAACGGCGGGCGCGAGCGAACCTAGCGTGGGGGCATGCGCAAATTCCTGATCACGTCCCTGCTGCTCGCGACCGCCGGGGTGCTGGCCGCGAGCAAGACCGCACCGGCCGGCCGGACCCACCCGTACGTGGGGATGTGGGTCACCGCCGACAACCACATCAGGCAGGAGCTGCTGCCGGACAACCGCTACGACGAGGCCCGCGGCACCAGGGCCAGCGCCTACACGGGCCGCTACGAGGTGAACGGCAACCACAT from the Paractinoplanes abujensis genome contains:
- a CDS encoding MerR family transcriptional regulator codes for the protein MLIGEVARRSGVSTRMLRHYDRLGLVRPTGRTVGNYREYSGEDIRRIFHVESLRSLGLSLKQIARALEDPGFTPAALVGDLIRWTQERLDREQELLQRLRAVDATRPEGWPDVLRIVELMHGLGSSDAARRQQAVLAPAEDVPVPVELLAGAVLTESDPNVAGALRWALARAGADGLPSVAAGVRSGHVDVRRRAVLAVAGLPGDEATAVLADALGDDDSLVRGNAALALAPRGVAAAVPVLVTMIVEGVKDVDAAEALAILAREHGHAGEIVDALTAELEADAPVRIRLAQALVEIPGTEDLLRRLARDEDNSVALIATAFLTMPPR
- a CDS encoding transporter substrate-binding domain-containing protein; protein product: MNLAKHARLAAVALLAIGAVAGCAKDDTSTTTEGGVKLIKSGALVTCTHLPYAPFQSKDAAGKVVGFDVALIDLVAKKLSVTQEIVDTPFEGIKSGADLNSGKCDVAAAGMTITDERKQVLDFSDPYFDATQALNTLPGKEVKTLEELKGKRIGVQGGTTGDDYIKAQVKEKSLDLEVVAYKDLAALQQALATNQVAAAVGDLPVWNDYIKANPGKAVVTAGFDTGEQYGFAVKKGNAELLKAVNDAISASRTDGTYDKIYAEWIGEKPAA
- a CDS encoding amino acid ABC transporter ATP-binding protein, translated to MSTIEIDGLRKSFGRLEVLRGIDLSVEPGEVVCVIGPSGSGKSTLLRCVNLLEVPTSGRIRVAGAEVTDPDVDIDAVRRGIGMVFQQFNLFGHLTVRENVTIAQRRVLKRGRAEADRIASENLERVGLSEKADAYPAQLSGGQQQRVAIARALAMDPRLMLFDEPTSALDPELVGEVLAVMRGLAADGMTMLVVTHEMAFAREVASRVVFMDAGVIVEQGPPAQVFGRPREERTREFLHRVLEPTRVSETEIGAHPKD
- a CDS encoding amino acid ABC transporter permease; amino-acid sequence: MRVAGYVVFALVIVGVVAAADWGRLSDAFFRSDVARSMFPEAITVALRNTIAYTLLAFAFGLTVGLALALMRLSSILPYRWFATAYIELFRGLPALLVLFMVGYGVPLAFPDREIPGGVYGSVTVGLGLTAAAYMAETLRAGIQAVPKGQLEAARTLGMSHARAMVSIVLPQAFRIVIPPLTNEIILLTKDTSLVYVLGVTSSTIELTKFAGDALNQRVNPTPLVVAGLLYLVITLPLSQVVRGLERRAARER
- a CDS encoding Atu4866 domain-containing protein, whose protein sequence is MRKFLITSLLLATAGVLAASKTAPAGRTHPYVGMWVTADNHIRQELLPDNRYDEARGTRASAYTGRYEVNGNHIDYWDDSGFTADGRFEGDVLHHGGYLFYREGSEAHRNAVSGAAGSPGTASAESSR
- a CDS encoding HEAT repeat domain-containing protein; the encoded protein is MTLVSALSAQESSVRLQAALAVGTRADPGLLEALVARCAVEPDFFVRDMLTWALTRLPAELTVPRLVAELGSSVAQARSQALHTLSKVGDGRAWPALTPSLLRDPDDEVARAAWRTAVALVPDGEQEGLAVELAAQLGRGDRNVQLSLSRALVALGGEVVVPVLRRVRADPGMQAHARATEMLLRDPEAGFDAAIEEAKRIVALGPQHADR
- a CDS encoding lysyl oxidase family protein, with protein sequence MTDPLKKRRRRSRLMTYGAVAVALGLTAAGVSVAQAAATPPTLSFVAATSKVTAERYNYDGEIYFSFDLGLHVIAGKDPLEIWAKRTGYDKPIVAERTVVKNGKKTKVALPAGMVTDFSGLKDFTTISIADQAGRVVTEYKTSFCGNTWSSGRTRPDAPAANPYPTSCGDYNPFTLGAVWGVQAGWDAAVADQPRLADGQEFDLPVGEYTATATVNPVYRELFGIPQNQATAKVEVSVVDAETDRAGLARAKAADARVAAVEKPDEHSIHTAEGDAKRQVSAYVPELRAPAKRPTPLKATPKGGPRPDLRSLPAWEISLSTEDGKTYVNFGATVWNAGTSPLLVDGFRRTGTDLMDAYQYFFDAKGNQVGSRPAGTMEWDPREGHLHWHFTDFAQYNLLDSTQKLAVRSGKEAFCLANTDAVDFTIPNAKWRPENTDLSTSCGANTVIAVREVLDIGNGDTYSQYRPGQSFEITDLPNGTYYIQTLANPENKLAELDTTNNSSLRQIILGGTPDKRTLTVPPVHGIKG